In the genome of Pongo pygmaeus isolate AG05252 chromosome 9, NHGRI_mPonPyg2-v2.0_pri, whole genome shotgun sequence, one region contains:
- the LOC129008094 gene encoding macrophage-expressed gene 1 protein — protein MNNFRATILFWAVAAWVTSGKPLGEMDEVGVQKCKNALKLPVLEVLPGGGWDNLRNVDMGRVMELTYSNCRTTEDGQYIIPDEIFTIPQKQSNLEMNSEILESWANYQSSTSYSINTELSLFSKVNGKFSTEFQRMKTLQLKDQAITTRVQVRNLIYTVKINPALELNWSFRKELLDISDRLENNQTRMATYLAELLVLNYGTHVITSVDAGAALIQEDHIRASFLQDSQSSRSAVTASAGLAFQNTVNFKFEENYTSQNVLTKSYLSNRTNSRVQSIGGVPFYPGITLQAWQQGITNHLVAIDRSGLPLHFFINPNMLPDLPGPLVKKVSKTVETAVKRYYTFNTYPGCTDLNSPNFNFQANTDDGSCEGKMTNFSFGGVYQECTQLSGNRDVLLCQKLEQKNPLTGDFSCPSGYSPVRLLSQIHEEGYNHLECHRKCTLLVFCKTVCEDVFQVAKAEFRAFWCVASSQVPENSGLLFGGLFSSKSINPMTNAQSCPAGYFPLSLFENLKVCVSQDYELGSRFAVPFGGFFSCTVGNPLVDPAISRDLGVPSLKKCPGGFSQHLALISDGCQVSYCVKSGLFTGGSLPPARLPPFTRPPLMSQAATNTVIVTNSENARSWIKDSQTHQWRLGEPIELRRAMNVIHGDGGGLSGGAAAGVTLGVTTILAVVITLAIYGTRKFKKKAYQAIEERQSLVPGTAATGDTTYQEQGQSPA, from the coding sequence ATGAACAACTTCAGGGCCACCATCCTCTTCTGGGCAGTGGCAGCATGGGTTACATCAGGCAAGCCTTTGGGAGAGATGGACGAAGTTGGAGTTCAAAAATGCAAGAATGCCTTGAAACTACCTGTCCTGGAAGTCCTACCTGGAGGTGGCTGGGACAATCTGCGGAATGTGGACATGGGACGAGTTATGGAATTGACTTACTCCAACTGCAGGACAACAGAGGATGGACAGTATATCATCCCTGATGAAATCTTCACCATTCCCCAGAAACAGAGCAACCTGGAGATGAACTCAGAAATCCTGGAATCCTGGGCAAATTACCAGAGTAGCACCTCCTACTCCATCAACACAGAACTCTCTCTTTTTTCCAAAGTCAATGGCAAGTTTTCCACTGAGTTCCAGAGGATGAAGACCCTCCAACTGAAGGACCAAGCTATAACTACCCGAGTTCAGGTAAGAAACCTCATCTACACAGTCAAAATAAACCCAGCCTTAGAGCTAAACTGGAGTTTTAGGAAGGAGCTCCTTGACATCTCTGACCGTCTAGAGAACAACCAGACGAGGATGGCCACCTACCTGGCAGAACTCCTGGTCCTCAACTATGGCACCCATGTCATCACCAGTGTCGATGCTGGGGCTGCTCTTATTCAGGAGGACCACATCAGGGCCTCCTTCCTCCAAGACAGCCAGAGCAGTCGTAGTGCCGTGACTGCCTCTGCTGGACTTGCCTTTCAAAACACCGTGAACTTCAAATTTGAGGAAAACTATACCTCACAGAATGTCCTCACCAAGAGCTACCTCTCAAACCGAACCAACTCCAGGGTGCAGAGCATCGGAGGGGTTCCTTTTTATCCAGGCATCACCCTCCAGGCCTGGCAGCAGGGTATCACCAACCACCTGGTGGCCATCGACCGCTCTGGCCTGCCGCTGCATTTCTTCATCAACCCCAACATGCTGCCTGACTTGCCAGGCCCCCTGGTGAAGAAGGTGTCAAAGACGGTGGAAACTGCTGTGAAGCGCTATTACACATTCAACACCTACCCTGGCTGCACAGATCTCAATTCTCCCAACTTCAATTTTCAGGCCAACACTGATGATGGCTCCTGCGAGGGGAAAATGACCAACTTCTCTTTCGGTGGGGTTTATCAGGAATGCACTCAGCTCTCAGGGAATAGGGATGTCCTCCTCTGCCAAAAGTTGGAGCAGAAGAATCCACTCACTGGTGATTTCTCCTGCCCCTCTGGCTACTCCCCGgtgcgcctgttatcccagatcCACGAGGAGGGTTACAACCACCTGGAGTGTCATCGAAAGTGCACTCTCCTCGTCTTCTGCAAGACTGTGTGTGAAGATGTGTTCCAGGTGGCAAAAGCTGAATTCAGGGCTTTTTGGTGTGTGGCCAGTAGCCAGGTACCTGAAAACTCAGGACTGCTTTTTGGGGGCCTCTTCAGCAGCAAGAGCATAAACCCCATGACAAATGCACAGTCATGCCCAGCCGGCTACTTTCCACTAAGCCTCTTCGAAAACCTCAAGGTATGTGTTTCTCAGGACTATGAGTTGGGAAGCAGGTTTGCGGTCCCCTTTGGCGGGTTCTTTAGCTGCACAGTTGGGAACCCCCTGGTAGATCCTGCCATATCCAGAGATTTAGGAGTACCGTCTCTGAAAAAGTGCCCCGGGGGCTTCAGCCAGCACCTAGCCCTCATCAGCGATGGATGCCAAGTGTCCTATTGCGTCAAATCCGGGCTCTTTACAGGAGGGTCCCTGCCCCCTGCCAGGCTCCCACCTTTCACCCGGCCACCCCTCATGAGTCAGGCTGCCACCAATACTGTCATAGTGACCAATTCTGAGAATGCGAGATCCTGGATTAAAGACTCCCAGACCCACCAGTGGAGGCTGGGAGAACCGATAGAGCTGCGGAGGGCCATGAATGTCATCCATGGGGATGGTGGTGGTCTGTCAGGAGGGGCTGCAGCTGGGGTCACATTGGGGGTCACCACCATTCTGGCTGTTGTTATCACCCTGGCCATCTACGGCACCCGGAAGTTCAAGAAGAAAGCATATCAGGCAATTGAGGAAAGGCAGAGTTTGGTTCCAGGCACTGCAGCAACTGGAGACACCACTTACCAAGAGCAGGGGCAGAGTCCAGCTTAA